One Elgaria multicarinata webbii isolate HBS135686 ecotype San Diego chromosome 6, rElgMul1.1.pri, whole genome shotgun sequence DNA segment encodes these proteins:
- the ING4 gene encoding inhibitor of growth protein 4 isoform X1: protein MAAGMYLEHYLDSIENLPFELQRNFQLMRDLDQRTEDLKSEIDKLATEYISNARTLSSEEKLGLLKQIQEAYGKCKEFGDDKVQLAMQTYEMVDKHIRRLDTDLARFEADLKEKQIESSDYDSSSSKGKKKGRAQKEKKAARARSKGKNSDEESPKTAQKKLKLVRTSTEYGMPSVTFGNVHPSDVLDMPVDPNEPTYCLCHQVSYGEMIGCDNPDCSIEWFHFACVGLTTKPRGKWFCPRCSQERKKK, encoded by the exons GCATTGAGAATTTGCCATTTGAACTGCAGAGAAACTTCCAGCTTATGCGAGACCTTGACCAGCGAACAGAAG ATCTTAAATCAGAGATTGATAAATTGGCCACTGAGTACATCAGCAATGCACGGACGCTGTCTTCAGAGGAGAAACTGGGGcttctcaagcaaatccaagaagCCTATGGGAAGTGCAAGGAGTTTGGGGATGACAAAGTGCAACTGGCTATGCAGACGTACGAGATG GTAGATAAGCATATTCGGCGGCTGGACACAGATCTTGCCCGCTTTGAAGCTGACCTGAAAGAAAAACAGATTGAGTCAAGCGATTATGAcagctcatctagcaaaggcaAAAAGA AAGGCCGAGCTCAAAAAGAGAAGAAAGCGGCTCGTGCTCGTTCCAAGGGGAAAAACTCTGATGAGGAATCACCAAAGACAGCCCAAAAGAAGCTAAAATTAGTCCGCAC GAGCACAGAATACGGGATGCCATCGGTTACCTTTGGAAATGTGCACCCCTCTGATGTGCTGGACATGCCTGTGGATCCCAATGAACCCACCTACTGCCTCTGCCACCAGGTCTCCTATGGGGAGATGATTGGTTGTGACAACCCTGAT TGCTCCATTGAGTGGTTCCATTTTGCTTGTGTGGGTTTGACGACAAAACCAAGAGGAAAATG GTTCTGCCCTCGCTGCTcccaggagaggaagaagaaataa
- the ING4 gene encoding inhibitor of growth protein 4 isoform X2: MAAGMYLEHYLDSIENLPFELQRNFQLMRDLDQRTEDLKSEIDKLATEYISNARTLSSEEKLGLLKQIQEAYGKCKEFGDDKVQLAMQTYEMVDKHIRRLDTDLARFEADLKEKQIESSDYDSSSSKGKKSRAQKEKKAARARSKGKNSDEESPKTAQKKLKLVRTSTEYGMPSVTFGNVHPSDVLDMPVDPNEPTYCLCHQVSYGEMIGCDNPDCSIEWFHFACVGLTTKPRGKWFCPRCSQERKKK, from the exons GCATTGAGAATTTGCCATTTGAACTGCAGAGAAACTTCCAGCTTATGCGAGACCTTGACCAGCGAACAGAAG ATCTTAAATCAGAGATTGATAAATTGGCCACTGAGTACATCAGCAATGCACGGACGCTGTCTTCAGAGGAGAAACTGGGGcttctcaagcaaatccaagaagCCTATGGGAAGTGCAAGGAGTTTGGGGATGACAAAGTGCAACTGGCTATGCAGACGTACGAGATG GTAGATAAGCATATTCGGCGGCTGGACACAGATCTTGCCCGCTTTGAAGCTGACCTGAAAGAAAAACAGATTGAGTCAAGCGATTATGAcagctcatctagcaaaggcaAAAAGA GCCGAGCTCAAAAAGAGAAGAAAGCGGCTCGTGCTCGTTCCAAGGGGAAAAACTCTGATGAGGAATCACCAAAGACAGCCCAAAAGAAGCTAAAATTAGTCCGCAC GAGCACAGAATACGGGATGCCATCGGTTACCTTTGGAAATGTGCACCCCTCTGATGTGCTGGACATGCCTGTGGATCCCAATGAACCCACCTACTGCCTCTGCCACCAGGTCTCCTATGGGGAGATGATTGGTTGTGACAACCCTGAT TGCTCCATTGAGTGGTTCCATTTTGCTTGTGTGGGTTTGACGACAAAACCAAGAGGAAAATG GTTCTGCCCTCGCTGCTcccaggagaggaagaagaaataa